One region of Amphiprion ocellaris isolate individual 3 ecotype Okinawa chromosome 9, ASM2253959v1, whole genome shotgun sequence genomic DNA includes:
- the tnfb gene encoding tumor necrosis factor b (TNF superfamily, member 2), with the protein MVEYTITPGDVEAGLEERTVVLVDKKSSSSWMWKVCGALLVVALCFGGVLMFAWQWNGRSETKTQSGQTEALIGKDGAEKTDPHYTLSRISSKAKAAIHLEGSYDEGESSDLEWTNGQGQAFAQGGFRLANNQIVIPQTGLYFVYSQASFRVSCSDEDGRRLAPLSHRIWRYSDSVGSKVSVMSAVRSACQNTAQDDSLRDGQGWYNAIYLGAVFQLNKGDRLWTETNQLSELETEEGKTFFGVFAL; encoded by the exons ATGGTGGAGTACACAATCACACCGGGTGACGTGGAGGCCGGCCTGGAGGAGAGGACGGTGGTTCTGGTTGACAAGAAGTCATCATCGTCCTGGATGTGGAAGGTGTGCGGGGCCCTGCTCGTGGTGGCCCTTTGTTTCGGAGGCGTCCTCATGTTTGCTTGGCAGTGGAACGGGAGGTCAGAAACGAAG ACGCAATCAGGCCAGACAGAAGCTCTAATCGGGAAGGACGGTGCTGAGAAAACAG ATCCCCACTACACGCTGAGTCGAATCAGCAGCAAAGCCAAGGCAGCCATCCATTTAGAAG GTAGCTACGATGAAGGCGAGAGCTCTGATCTGGAGTGGACCAACGGTCAGGGCCAGGCGTTCGCTCAGGGCGGCTTCCGGCTGGCCAACAACCAAATCGTGATCCCGCAGACCGGCCTCTACTTCGTGTACAGCCAGGCGTCGTTCAGAGTGTCCTGCAGCGACGAGGACGGAAGACGCCTGGCGCCTCTCAGTCACAGGATCTGGCGCTACTCGGACTCGGTTGGAAGTAAAGTGTCGGTGATGAGCGCGGTAAGGTCGGCGTGCCAGAACACGGCTCAGGACGACAGCCTCAGAGACGGGCAGGGCTGGTACAACGCCATCTACCTGGGCGCCGTGTTTCAGCTGAATAAAGGCGACCGACTGTGGACAGAAACCAACCAGCTGTCGGAGCTGGAGACCGAAGAGGGCAAGACTTTCTTCGGCGTGTTTGCACTTTGA